One window from the genome of Micromonospora aurantiaca ATCC 27029 encodes:
- a CDS encoding MMPL family transporter has protein sequence MFERLGRFVVGKAWWVIGGWVVAAIAIIAASPSLSDITSADQESFLPRTYESVQATELGAKSFPQAATATATVVVKRSDGKPLTAADEARVGQLAAALKARNIPQTSGYLTGPQAVAPDKSVQVVTVGLDADSPDDPGLLDAVRDLRAALGPDLAGSGLTAGVAGDVASFVDNEDTFNDAFAVVGVATIVLIIGLILIIFRSPIAALLPVVVISVVMSVTTGLVAAAGKAFDLNVSQDLQTILLIVLFGIGTDYILFLLFRYRERLRAGDDKRTAMIVSVQRVGEVITSAAGAVIVAFLVLLLASLGFFGSLGPALAIAVGVMLVTSLTLIPALVSLLGRWVFWPSKAWQRPPKATLSRRLGAVVGRRPAVVAAASGALLVALAAGVLGYKADYDFGAGFPQDTESARAAQDLQRGFAAGALAPTEVYLTTGNGTPLTEQQVNDFAAASARAPGVGQAQPPERSATDPSVVRINLLLNENPMSNEAITLVRDDLRKSLHEAAPPGTRALVGGTTAIFADINSANNRDLSVILPVAALLIAIILALLLRSLVAPVYLVIAVLLNFAATLGATVYVFQGLQGNPGVTFQLPIILYLFVVAIGTDYNILMIARLREEAREGHEPHQAAAIGVEHAGPTVAAAGLILAGTFGVLMLAPISFLQQMGFAVAIGIVLSAFVMSMFFVPALTGLIGHKAWWPGHGDERRNGGGRHAAPEPADAAST, from the coding sequence ATGTTCGAGCGCCTGGGCAGATTCGTCGTGGGCAAGGCCTGGTGGGTGATCGGCGGCTGGGTCGTCGCCGCGATCGCGATCATCGCCGCCAGTCCTTCACTGAGCGACATCACCTCCGCGGACCAGGAAAGCTTCCTGCCGCGCACCTACGAGTCCGTGCAGGCCACCGAGCTGGGCGCGAAGTCGTTCCCGCAGGCCGCCACCGCCACCGCCACCGTCGTCGTCAAACGCAGCGACGGCAAACCGCTGACCGCGGCCGACGAGGCGCGCGTGGGGCAGCTGGCCGCCGCGCTCAAGGCCCGGAACATCCCGCAGACCTCCGGCTACCTCACCGGCCCGCAGGCCGTCGCGCCGGACAAGTCCGTGCAGGTGGTCACCGTCGGTCTCGACGCCGACAGCCCCGACGACCCGGGCCTGCTCGACGCGGTACGCGACCTGCGCGCCGCCCTCGGGCCGGACCTGGCCGGCAGCGGCCTGACCGCCGGGGTGGCGGGCGACGTGGCGAGCTTCGTCGACAACGAGGACACGTTCAACGACGCGTTCGCCGTCGTCGGCGTCGCCACCATCGTCCTCATCATCGGGCTGATCCTGATCATCTTCCGCAGCCCGATCGCCGCGCTGCTGCCGGTCGTGGTCATCAGCGTCGTCATGTCCGTCACCACCGGGCTGGTCGCCGCCGCCGGCAAGGCGTTCGACCTCAACGTCAGCCAGGACCTCCAGACCATCCTGCTGATCGTGCTGTTCGGCATCGGCACCGACTACATCCTGTTCCTGCTGTTCCGCTACCGCGAGCGCCTGCGCGCCGGAGACGACAAGCGCACCGCCATGATCGTCTCGGTGCAGCGGGTCGGCGAGGTCATCACCTCCGCCGCCGGTGCGGTCATCGTGGCGTTCCTGGTGCTGCTGCTCGCCTCACTCGGCTTCTTCGGGTCGCTCGGCCCGGCGCTCGCCATCGCCGTCGGCGTCATGCTCGTCACCTCGCTGACCCTGATCCCGGCGCTCGTGTCGCTGCTCGGCCGGTGGGTGTTCTGGCCGTCGAAGGCGTGGCAGCGCCCGCCCAAGGCGACCCTGTCCCGGCGGCTCGGCGCCGTCGTCGGCCGCCGCCCGGCCGTGGTGGCCGCCGCTTCGGGCGCGCTGCTCGTCGCGCTCGCCGCCGGTGTGCTCGGCTACAAGGCCGACTACGACTTCGGCGCCGGCTTCCCGCAGGACACCGAGTCGGCGCGGGCCGCCCAGGACCTCCAGCGCGGGTTCGCCGCCGGGGCGCTCGCGCCCACCGAGGTCTACCTGACCACCGGCAACGGCACCCCGCTCACCGAGCAGCAGGTGAACGACTTCGCCGCCGCGTCGGCGCGCGCACCCGGCGTCGGGCAGGCGCAGCCGCCGGAGCGCAGCGCCACCGACCCGAGCGTCGTCCGGATCAACCTGCTGCTGAACGAGAACCCGATGTCCAACGAGGCGATCACGCTCGTACGCGACGACCTGCGGAAGTCCCTGCACGAGGCGGCTCCGCCGGGCACCAGGGCACTCGTCGGCGGCACCACGGCGATCTTCGCGGACATCAACTCGGCGAACAACAGGGACCTGTCGGTGATCCTGCCGGTGGCCGCACTCCTGATCGCGATCATCCTGGCGCTGCTCCTGCGCAGCCTCGTCGCGCCGGTCTATCTGGTGATCGCCGTGCTGCTCAACTTCGCCGCCACGCTCGGCGCCACCGTCTACGTGTTCCAGGGGCTCCAGGGCAACCCGGGCGTGACGTTCCAGCTGCCGATCATCCTCTACCTGTTCGTGGTGGCGATCGGCACCGACTACAACATCCTGATGATCGCCCGACTACGCGAGGAGGCGCGCGAGGGCCACGAACCGCACCAGGCCGCCGCGATCGGGGTGGAACACGCCGGGCCGACAGTCGCCGCGGCCGGGCTGATCCTGGCCGGCACGTTCGGGGTGCTGATGCTCGCGCCGATCTCGTTCCTCCAGCAGATGGGCTTCGCGGTGGCGATCGGGATCGTGCTGTCCGCGTTCGTCATGTCGATGTTCTTCGTGCCGGCGCTGACCGGGCTGATCGGCCACAAGGCGTGGTGGCCGGGGCACGGCGACGAACGGCGCAACGGCGGCGGCCGGCACGCGGCACCGGAACCTGCGGACGCGGCGTCGACCTGA
- a CDS encoding response regulator, giving the protein MNPIRVVLVDDQHLVRTGLRALLDRAPDIEVVGEAGDGGSALSVVREQRPDIVLMDVRMPGGDGLEATRRILTDSMLDGVQVVMLTTFDDDEYLFEAIRAGAAGFLLKDTPPDALRDAVRTVAGGDALLSPAVTRRVLAAAARSPVADPGRLAGLTARERDVLAQVGAGRSNAEIGQALFLSPDTARTYVSRLLQKLNARDRAQLVVIAYESGLVRPGEG; this is encoded by the coding sequence GTGAACCCGATCCGCGTCGTGCTCGTCGACGACCAGCACCTCGTACGCACCGGCCTGCGCGCGCTGCTCGACCGGGCGCCGGACATCGAGGTGGTGGGCGAGGCCGGCGACGGCGGCAGCGCCCTCTCGGTGGTACGGGAGCAGCGGCCCGACATCGTGCTGATGGACGTACGGATGCCCGGCGGGGACGGACTGGAGGCGACCCGGCGGATCCTGACCGACTCGATGCTGGACGGCGTGCAGGTCGTCATGCTCACCACGTTCGACGACGACGAGTACCTGTTCGAGGCGATCCGCGCCGGGGCAGCGGGTTTCCTGCTCAAGGACACCCCGCCCGACGCGCTGCGGGACGCGGTCCGGACCGTCGCCGGTGGCGACGCGCTGCTCTCCCCCGCCGTCACCCGGCGGGTGCTCGCCGCGGCGGCCCGTTCACCGGTGGCCGACCCGGGGCGGCTGGCCGGACTGACCGCACGGGAACGGGACGTGCTGGCGCAGGTGGGCGCCGGACGGTCCAACGCGGAGATCGGGCAGGCGTTGTTCCTGAGCCCCGACACCGCCCGCACCTACGTGAGCCGGCTGCTCCAGAAGCTGAACGCCCGCGACCGGGCGCAGCTCGTCGTGATCGCGTACGAGAGCGGGCTGGTCCGCCCCGGCGAGGGCTGA
- a CDS encoding sensor histidine kinase: protein MPDTSPTRADVLLAAATLGLVAVAVAADRPSPGGAALAVVVGAVLGGLVLCARRWPLPALVATAVVILGYYALDLPPVGVAAPAAAVLYRVSERGRVVPAAVVAGSLLAVSVVARLAEGDDIAVVVGTELGSEAALLLAVIALGDAVRNRRSLRAALVRQAVAADEERHREAARQVEAERLRIAREVHDTLGHTMSVITLQSAVAREALADSDPAQAESALAAIRSVSGSAMAELRATLGTLRREPGPREPAPGFDRLPALVDGVRRGGLTVDLRIEGPVDTLPAVVGSTVYRVVQEALTNVLRHAEATRVTVTVRATPGRLALEVVDDGRGGPPAGRRDGTGQGLRGMAERVALLGGTVETGTIQTGSTGATAATGTGGTAGFRVSVYLPLTGVAA, encoded by the coding sequence GTGCCCGACACCTCGCCCACCCGCGCCGATGTGCTGCTCGCGGCGGCCACGCTCGGCCTGGTCGCGGTGGCCGTGGCGGCCGACCGGCCCTCGCCCGGCGGCGCGGCGCTCGCCGTCGTGGTCGGCGCGGTGCTCGGCGGGCTGGTGCTGTGCGCCAGGCGGTGGCCGCTGCCGGCGCTGGTCGCCACGGCGGTCGTGATCCTCGGGTACTACGCGCTGGACCTGCCGCCCGTCGGAGTGGCCGCCCCGGCCGCCGCCGTCCTCTACCGGGTGTCCGAGCGCGGGCGTGTCGTCCCGGCCGCCGTGGTGGCCGGGAGCCTGCTGGCCGTGTCCGTGGTCGCCCGGCTGGCCGAGGGCGACGACATCGCGGTGGTCGTCGGTACGGAACTCGGCTCCGAGGCGGCGTTGCTGCTCGCCGTCATCGCCCTCGGTGACGCGGTACGCAACCGCAGGTCGCTGCGGGCGGCGCTGGTCCGGCAGGCGGTCGCGGCCGACGAGGAGCGCCACCGGGAGGCGGCCCGTCAGGTCGAGGCGGAACGGCTGCGCATCGCCCGGGAGGTGCACGACACGCTCGGGCACACCATGTCGGTGATCACGTTGCAGTCCGCCGTCGCCCGGGAGGCGCTCGCCGACAGCGATCCGGCGCAGGCGGAGAGCGCGCTGGCCGCCATCCGGTCGGTGAGCGGCAGCGCGATGGCGGAGCTGCGGGCGACGCTCGGCACGCTGCGCCGGGAACCCGGTCCACGGGAACCGGCCCCCGGCTTCGACCGGCTCCCGGCGCTCGTGGACGGCGTACGCCGGGGTGGGCTGACTGTCGACCTGCGGATCGAAGGTCCGGTGGACACGCTGCCGGCAGTCGTGGGCAGCACCGTCTACCGGGTCGTGCAGGAGGCGTTGACGAACGTCCTGCGCCACGCCGAGGCCACCCGGGTCACCGTCACGGTCCGCGCCACGCCCGGCCGGCTCGCGCTGGAGGTGGTGGACGACGGCCGCGGCGGCCCGCCCGCGGGGCGCAGGGACGGGACGGGCCAGGGCCTGCGCGGCATGGCCGAGCGGGTAGCCCTGCTCGGCGGCACCGTAGAAACCGGCACCATCCAAACCGGCAGCACCGGAGCAACCGCCGCAACCGGCACGGGCGGCACCGCCGGCTTCCGGGTGTCGGTCTACCTGCCACTGACGGGAGTCGCCGCGTGA
- a CDS encoding DUF1772 domain-containing protein has product MVRTRLTWLALIVMVWAAMMSFGGVAAETVMLYPNIFSDAPASLDRAREFLVHGGPHDYFPPLGASVILSSVAATLLTWRDRRLRWWVAGATAVFVVCEFVFSAVFFWPRNEIMFVDPVGTHSPEYLRQVAAEFVAGHWVRFAGGAVTAVLAFVALLKFVRSTAPGSASAPAPTSASVSSQVAR; this is encoded by the coding sequence GTGGTACGCACAAGACTGACCTGGCTCGCCCTTATTGTCATGGTCTGGGCGGCAATGATGTCGTTCGGCGGGGTCGCCGCCGAGACCGTCATGCTCTACCCGAACATCTTCAGCGACGCGCCCGCCTCGCTCGACCGGGCCCGCGAGTTCCTCGTCCACGGCGGCCCGCACGACTACTTCCCGCCGCTCGGCGCGTCGGTGATCCTCAGCAGCGTCGCCGCGACGCTGCTCACCTGGCGCGACCGCCGGCTGCGCTGGTGGGTCGCCGGCGCCACGGCCGTGTTCGTCGTCTGCGAGTTCGTGTTCTCCGCTGTCTTCTTCTGGCCGCGTAACGAGATCATGTTCGTGGACCCGGTGGGAACGCATTCGCCGGAGTACCTGCGCCAGGTCGCGGCCGAATTCGTCGCCGGTCACTGGGTGCGCTTCGCCGGAGGTGCGGTGACGGCCGTACTCGCGTTCGTCGCGCTGCTGAAGTTCGTGCGCTCGACCGCGCCGGGCTCGGCGTCGGCTCCCGCACCGACGTCGGCTTCGGTCTCGTCGCAGGTGGCGCGATGA
- a CDS encoding DUF3427 domain-containing protein, with amino-acid sequence MGDLEKGIYEHLITEKLATQLRHVDSALVRDAKLDAADAHDVLARHIAGLARRALLGVGGGENKLARQVDLANRIAAHIAQAEPRAVTADDQVADAQRLLHAIASPPTPPAAPVFPIRPSTPLSTGALLVNGRHQPRIGHEVSHEMASADEVDLLCAFIKWHGLRIIEPAITELVGRGGRVRVITTTYMGATDQRALDRLAELGAEIKVSYETRTTRLHAKAWLFRRNNGTTTAYVGSSNLSKAALVDGVEWNVRISNLEQPHIIDTFEATFADYWNDSAFETYDPAADGERLRVALRGERADDAPTEIANLDVRPFPYQQEVLDDLDAERLVHGRWRNLVVMATGTGKTVVAALDYRRLRRAGRVDSLLFVAHQEQILRQSRSVFRQVMGDGTFGETLVGGDRPQGWKHVFASIQSLRQREIDPEAYDMVIVDEFHHAEAATYTALLERLRPRVLLGLTATPERSDGRDVRRWFDGRASVELHLWEALERQLLAPFQYFGLHDDVDLTRVRWKRGQGYDKGELDGVYTGNHARARLILHAVRRIADVGRMRALGFCVSIGHAEFMADWFTRHGVPAAAVTSQVNRPEQHTLIDRFRKREVKVLFTVDLFNEGVDLPMVDTILMLRPTESATIFLQQLGRGLRLDDDKPCLTVLDFIGGQHANFRFDMRWRALAGVSRRAVEAAVREDFPSLPSGCHIELDRVAKEIVLANLKSALPTSKNALVAELRQLGDVSLSDFLRETGLEIEDVYRSASIGGWAGLRRLAGLDPDEGGPDDRDLSRAIGRMLHTDDVDRLDLIAQVAAGQRPTAGRLLDMMHFSLWGSSVPLAERDARLRRLWAEPARCAELPQVVDVLRDRIHRVTEPPAPGRVPLRVHARYSRNEACAAFGMTNPGSLREGVKWLPDERADLFFVTLVKSEEHYSPTTMYADRAITDKLFQWESQSTTSSGSATGQRYVNHVAQGSTVHLFVRETKIADRDLGAPPYLYAGPMTYREHSGDRPMRILWELRHPLPADMYAAARAIAA; translated from the coding sequence GTGGGGGATCTTGAGAAGGGCATCTACGAACACCTGATCACGGAGAAGCTGGCGACGCAGCTCAGGCATGTCGATAGCGCCCTCGTCCGGGATGCGAAGCTGGATGCCGCCGACGCGCACGACGTCCTGGCCCGGCACATCGCGGGCCTCGCGCGGCGGGCGCTCCTCGGCGTCGGTGGCGGGGAGAACAAGCTGGCCCGGCAGGTTGACCTGGCAAACCGCATCGCCGCGCACATCGCTCAGGCCGAGCCCCGCGCCGTCACCGCCGACGACCAGGTGGCAGACGCCCAACGTCTGTTGCACGCCATCGCCTCACCGCCCACCCCACCGGCCGCACCGGTCTTCCCGATCCGCCCCTCGACGCCGCTTTCCACCGGCGCGCTCCTGGTCAACGGCCGGCACCAGCCGCGCATCGGCCACGAGGTCAGCCACGAGATGGCGTCGGCGGACGAGGTGGACCTGCTCTGCGCCTTCATCAAGTGGCACGGGCTGCGCATCATCGAGCCCGCGATCACCGAGCTGGTCGGCAGAGGCGGTCGGGTACGGGTCATCACGACGACGTACATGGGCGCCACCGATCAGCGGGCGCTCGATCGGCTCGCCGAGCTGGGTGCCGAGATCAAGGTGTCCTACGAGACGCGGACCACCCGCCTGCACGCCAAGGCATGGCTGTTCCGGCGGAACAACGGCACCACCACCGCGTACGTCGGCTCGTCGAACCTCTCCAAGGCCGCGCTCGTCGACGGCGTGGAGTGGAACGTGCGCATCTCGAACCTGGAGCAGCCGCACATCATCGACACGTTCGAGGCGACGTTCGCCGACTACTGGAACGACTCGGCGTTCGAGACCTACGACCCGGCAGCCGATGGCGAGCGCCTACGTGTCGCGTTGCGCGGGGAACGCGCCGACGACGCACCGACTGAGATCGCGAACCTGGACGTGCGGCCGTTCCCGTACCAGCAGGAAGTTCTTGACGACCTCGACGCCGAACGCCTGGTGCACGGCCGCTGGCGCAACCTGGTGGTGATGGCGACCGGCACCGGCAAGACGGTGGTGGCGGCGCTCGACTATCGCCGGCTCCGGCGAGCCGGCCGCGTCGACTCGCTGCTCTTCGTCGCACATCAGGAGCAGATCCTGCGGCAGAGCCGGTCGGTGTTCCGCCAGGTCATGGGCGACGGCACGTTTGGCGAGACGCTTGTGGGCGGCGATCGGCCGCAGGGGTGGAAGCACGTCTTCGCGTCGATCCAGTCGTTGCGCCAGCGGGAGATCGACCCCGAGGCGTACGACATGGTGATCGTCGACGAGTTCCACCACGCCGAGGCGGCCACCTACACGGCGCTGCTGGAACGGCTTCGGCCGCGCGTACTCCTGGGTCTGACCGCGACGCCCGAGCGGAGCGACGGCCGTGACGTGCGCCGGTGGTTCGACGGCCGCGCGTCGGTGGAGTTGCACCTGTGGGAGGCCCTCGAACGGCAGTTGCTGGCGCCGTTTCAGTATTTCGGCCTGCACGACGACGTGGACCTGACGCGGGTGCGGTGGAAGCGCGGACAGGGGTACGACAAGGGCGAGCTCGACGGCGTCTACACCGGCAATCACGCACGGGCGCGGCTCATCCTGCACGCGGTCCGGCGGATCGCTGACGTCGGGCGGATGCGCGCGCTCGGCTTCTGCGTCAGCATCGGGCACGCGGAGTTCATGGCCGACTGGTTCACCCGGCACGGTGTACCGGCGGCGGCCGTGACATCGCAGGTCAACCGGCCGGAGCAGCACACGCTGATCGACCGCTTCCGCAAGCGCGAGGTGAAGGTGCTCTTCACTGTCGACCTGTTCAACGAGGGCGTCGACCTACCGATGGTCGACACCATCCTCATGCTGCGCCCTACCGAGAGCGCGACGATTTTCCTACAACAGCTCGGCCGCGGTCTGCGGCTGGACGACGACAAGCCGTGCCTGACGGTGCTCGACTTCATCGGCGGTCAGCACGCGAACTTCCGGTTCGACATGCGCTGGCGGGCGCTCGCCGGGGTCAGCCGGCGGGCGGTCGAAGCGGCCGTCCGGGAGGACTTCCCCTCGCTACCCAGCGGCTGCCACATCGAGCTGGACCGGGTGGCGAAGGAGATCGTCCTCGCCAACCTCAAGTCGGCGCTCCCGACGTCGAAGAACGCGCTTGTGGCCGAGCTGCGGCAGCTCGGTGACGTCAGTCTGTCCGACTTCCTGCGCGAGACCGGCCTGGAAATCGAGGACGTCTACCGATCGGCGAGCATCGGCGGCTGGGCCGGGCTGCGGCGCCTCGCCGGTCTCGACCCGGACGAAGGCGGCCCGGACGACCGTGACCTGAGCCGGGCCATCGGCCGGATGCTCCACACCGATGATGTCGACAGGTTGGATCTGATCGCTCAGGTCGCCGCCGGACAGCGCCCCACCGCCGGGCGGCTGCTCGACATGATGCACTTCAGCCTGTGGGGGTCGTCGGTGCCGCTGGCCGAACGCGACGCCCGGCTCAGGAGGCTGTGGGCGGAACCGGCGCGCTGTGCCGAGCTGCCGCAGGTAGTCGACGTGCTCCGTGACCGCATCCATCGGGTCACCGAGCCACCTGCCCCGGGCCGGGTGCCGCTGCGGGTACACGCCCGCTACAGCCGCAACGAGGCGTGCGCAGCATTCGGCATGACCAACCCCGGCTCGCTGCGCGAGGGCGTGAAGTGGCTGCCCGACGAGCGCGCGGATCTGTTCTTCGTCACGCTCGTGAAGTCCGAGGAGCACTACTCCCCCACCACCATGTACGCCGACCGCGCCATCACGGACAAGCTGTTCCAGTGGGAGTCGCAGAGCACCACCTCATCAGGCTCGGCCACCGGCCAGCGGTACGTCAACCACGTCGCGCAGGGCTCGACGGTGCACCTGTTCGTCCGCGAGACCAAGATCGCCGATCGCGACCTGGGCGCACCGCCGTACCTGTACGCGGGTCCGATGACGTACCGGGAGCACAGCGGCGACCGGCCCATGCGGATCCTCTGGGAGCTGCGGCATCCGCTGCCCGCCGACATGTACGCCGCCGCCCGGGCGATCGCTGCCTGA
- a CDS encoding GNAT family N-acetyltransferase, giving the protein MLENLRLRHQTAAEADGLVEQLVDVYLDAHADDGPRYAAARYEQQLAAHMPREGWELVAARVDDDLVGYVYGFPLGSDSHWWDGIHEPVPDGFTDEDGQRTYAVCELLVRRSWQRRGIARALHDRLLSTRREERATLLVRPDNVAAQQAYDSWGWQPAGWLRPTWEGAPLFEVRIKAIASSR; this is encoded by the coding sequence GTGCTGGAGAATCTGCGACTACGGCACCAGACCGCAGCGGAGGCCGACGGTCTGGTGGAGCAGCTTGTGGACGTATACCTCGACGCACACGCCGACGACGGCCCGCGCTACGCGGCCGCGCGGTACGAACAGCAGCTCGCCGCGCACATGCCCCGGGAAGGCTGGGAGCTGGTGGCGGCCAGGGTCGATGACGATCTGGTCGGCTACGTGTACGGCTTCCCGCTCGGATCCGATTCGCATTGGTGGGACGGCATCCACGAGCCGGTACCGGACGGCTTCACGGACGAAGACGGGCAACGGACATACGCGGTCTGCGAACTGCTGGTGCGGCGATCGTGGCAACGCCGGGGTATCGCGCGGGCGCTCCACGATCGGCTCCTGAGCACGCGGCGGGAGGAAAGGGCCACGCTGCTCGTACGACCCGACAACGTTGCCGCCCAGCAGGCGTATGACTCCTGGGGTTGGCAACCGGCCGGATGGCTCCGGCCCACGTGGGAGGGAGCACCGCTGTTCGAGGTCCGCATCAAAGCCATTGCGTCGAGCCGGTGA
- a CDS encoding phosphotransferase family protein, with product MSGRFSEEAMTRAMREIASGLEVPTEDARLLRLTNNAVFALPDSGLVIRIARTHRLRDRVTKVVQLARWFAELDAPTIRLAPGVAQPVAVGDLAASVWAYVPPTGPTPTVDDLGSALRRFHALGPPPFPLAVWDPIGDARRRLADADGLSAEDHDYLMTWCDRLEPQVADLNRRVEQSLIHGDAHVGNLLRDASGGILLCDFDATCLGLWQVDLAAVAVGEARFGKTGAHRALAEAYGYNVMSDRNWSLLREARELKMIAAATPLLASSASVAAEFAKRLQSVSQGDHGLRWKPFADLA from the coding sequence ATGAGCGGACGGTTCTCGGAAGAAGCGATGACCCGCGCTATGCGGGAGATCGCCAGCGGGCTTGAGGTGCCGACCGAGGATGCCCGCCTCCTGCGGCTGACGAACAACGCCGTGTTCGCGTTGCCGGATTCCGGGCTCGTCATCCGCATCGCGCGGACGCACCGGCTCCGGGATCGGGTGACGAAGGTCGTTCAGCTCGCGCGATGGTTCGCCGAGCTGGACGCGCCCACGATCCGGCTGGCGCCTGGCGTGGCGCAGCCGGTTGCGGTCGGTGACTTGGCCGCCTCGGTATGGGCCTACGTGCCACCCACTGGGCCTACTCCGACGGTGGATGACCTCGGCTCGGCGCTGCGGCGGTTTCATGCGCTCGGACCCCCGCCCTTCCCGCTGGCCGTCTGGGATCCGATCGGGGATGCGCGTCGACGCCTGGCGGATGCCGACGGCTTGAGCGCAGAGGACCACGACTATCTGATGACGTGGTGCGACCGCTTGGAGCCGCAGGTCGCCGATCTCAACCGACGCGTGGAGCAGTCGCTCATCCACGGGGACGCACACGTCGGCAACCTGCTCCGGGATGCGTCCGGCGGCATCCTGCTCTGCGACTTCGACGCCACTTGTCTTGGCCTTTGGCAGGTGGACCTGGCGGCGGTCGCTGTGGGCGAGGCTCGGTTCGGAAAGACCGGGGCGCATCGGGCGCTCGCAGAGGCGTACGGGTACAACGTGATGTCCGACCGCAACTGGTCGCTTCTGCGGGAAGCCCGCGAGCTCAAAATGATCGCTGCCGCCACGCCGCTTCTCGCGAGTTCGGCGAGCGTCGCGGCCGAATTTGCCAAGCGATTGCAGTCAGTTTCCCAAGGCGACCACGGTCTACGTTGGAAGCCATTCGCCGATCTCGCCTGA
- a CDS encoding helix-turn-helix domain-containing protein produces the protein MTPANCPRCGGRLARDNGTGRCAPCQAAERNRLSTPPAVPDSFWDREPVRTALARRHLGQVIRAYRHHPYHGRSPLPQSVVAGWLGITQAQLSRIENGPALVHLDRLTHWATVLRIPPGSLWFSVGPDSPASASADGIGATPDLGRRTLLAGIAAVSAGAGLVGVAEQPRPRPIGSADVSRLNAVLELYRSVDYECGGGLLYREVARFAESVYGMLDWSHAPGLTPRLVAAVAAARQLAGWTALDAGWHADAQRHFAAGERAAMSADDAPLAALIRYSQAKQLQHLRHNHDALAALRLAHSELGSRATPAVRALLWGAEAASTAALGDHRSALTLLGRASDQFERVDPEREPTWMAFYDRGELLAQHGRVYRDMARQTGTQATQAVRSVEEAIIAFGPANVRSMVLNEVGLCSALFLADEPERAVAVGTRVVEQSRALSSSRVVDRVLNLRRDLGRHRHLPVVAEFDRTLTARAAATV, from the coding sequence GTGACACCTGCGAACTGCCCCCGTTGCGGCGGCCGCCTGGCGCGCGACAACGGCACGGGACGCTGCGCGCCCTGCCAGGCCGCCGAACGCAACCGCCTCAGCACGCCGCCCGCCGTACCCGATTCGTTCTGGGACCGTGAACCGGTACGAACGGCGCTGGCCCGGCGGCATCTCGGGCAGGTGATCCGGGCGTACCGTCACCACCCGTACCACGGGCGGAGCCCGCTGCCGCAGAGCGTCGTCGCGGGGTGGCTGGGGATCACGCAGGCGCAGTTGAGCCGGATCGAGAACGGGCCAGCCCTGGTGCATCTCGACCGGTTGACGCATTGGGCGACCGTGCTCCGCATCCCGCCGGGGTCTCTCTGGTTCTCAGTCGGTCCAGACTCCCCGGCCAGCGCTTCGGCCGACGGGATCGGCGCAACACCAGACCTGGGTCGGCGAACCCTCCTGGCCGGCATCGCCGCGGTGTCGGCAGGAGCCGGGCTGGTCGGGGTTGCCGAGCAGCCCCGGCCCCGGCCTATCGGCAGTGCGGACGTCTCTCGGCTGAACGCGGTCTTGGAGCTCTACCGGTCGGTCGACTACGAATGCGGTGGCGGCCTGCTCTATCGGGAGGTCGCGCGGTTCGCGGAGTCGGTGTACGGGATGCTCGACTGGTCACACGCGCCCGGGCTGACACCCCGCCTCGTCGCGGCGGTCGCGGCGGCGCGTCAGTTGGCCGGCTGGACCGCGCTGGACGCCGGCTGGCACGCGGACGCTCAGCGGCATTTCGCCGCCGGCGAGCGAGCCGCGATGTCCGCTGACGATGCCCCGCTGGCGGCCCTGATCCGCTACTCGCAAGCCAAGCAGCTACAACACCTTCGGCACAACCACGATGCTCTGGCCGCGCTGAGGCTGGCCCACTCAGAGCTGGGATCGCGGGCGACCCCGGCGGTGAGGGCACTGCTCTGGGGCGCGGAGGCCGCCTCGACAGCCGCACTCGGCGACCACCGAAGCGCGCTGACCCTCCTCGGTCGCGCGAGTGATCAGTTCGAGCGTGTGGATCCCGAACGCGAGCCGACCTGGATGGCCTTCTACGACCGTGGCGAACTGCTAGCCCAGCACGGCCGCGTGTACCGCGACATGGCCCGGCAGACCGGGACACAGGCGACTCAGGCCGTACGGAGCGTCGAGGAAGCGATCATTGCCTTCGGCCCGGCGAACGTGCGCAGCATGGTCCTGAACGAGGTCGGCTTGTGTAGTGCGCTCTTCCTCGCCGATGAGCCCGAGCGGGCGGTCGCTGTCGGCACGCGCGTGGTCGAGCAGTCGCGTGCGCTGAGTTCCAGTCGAGTGGTTGATCGAGTGCTCAACCTGCGGCGCGATCTCGGACGGCACCGCCACCTTCCTGTCGTTGCCGAATTCGATCGGACACTCACCGCACGAGCTGCGGCCACGGTATGA
- a CDS encoding DivIVA domain-containing protein yields the protein MIYVTGERVQAYQVRSAFFDTRWRGLDPAQVHDYLCRVADEMDRLHRELTTARTESERIRQALRQWQSRHNGCRRRGHDD from the coding sequence GTGATCTACGTGACCGGGGAGCGGGTGCAGGCGTACCAGGTGCGCAGCGCATTCTTCGACACCCGCTGGCGTGGGCTGGACCCGGCGCAGGTGCACGACTACCTGTGCCGGGTCGCCGACGAGATGGACCGCCTGCACCGGGAGCTCACCACGGCGCGCACCGAGTCGGAGCGGATTCGCCAGGCGCTGCGGCAGTGGCAGTCCCGCCACAACGGCTGCCGGCGGCGCGGCCACGATGACTGA